Proteins encoded within one genomic window of Couchioplanes caeruleus:
- a CDS encoding vitamin B12-dependent ribonucleotide reductase, protein MAGEGMTAGRQRSRAGNGGAAVGGLRVGRVWTTEGVHPYDEVEWERRDVVMTNWRDGSINFEQRGVEYPAFWSVNAANIVTTKYFRGAVGTPERERSLKQLIDRVVKTYRKAGEDHRYFASPADAEVFEHELTWMLLHQVFSFNSPVWFNVGTSSPQQVSACFILSVDDSMDSILDWYKEEGLIFKGGSGSGVNLSRIRSSKELLSSGGTASGPVSFMRGADASAGTIKSGGATRRAAKMVILDVDHPDIEEFVTTKAREEDKIRALRDAGFDMDLGGSDIVSVQYQNANNSVRVSDEFMRAVEEGGTFDLHGRLHGEVIETIDAKKLFTEIAKAAWECADPGLQYDDTINDWHTNPETGRITASNPCSEYMSLDDSSCNLASLNLMKFLNADGGFEVQKFVKSVELVITAMEISIAFADFPTPKIGETTRAYRQLGIGYANLGALLMASGQPYDSEAGRGVAAAITSLMTGTAYRRSAEIAGVVGPYDGYARNAEAHKRVMRKHAAANDEIRPSGPVATALVKEATKQWQDGIKIGEKNGWRNAQASVLAPTGTIGLMMDCDTTGIEPDLALVKFKKLVGGGSMQIVNQTVPRALRSLGYPEEQVEAIVEHIGDHGNVVDAPGLKPEHYPVFDCAMGERSIAPMGHVRMMAAVQPFISGAISKTVNMPESATVEDIEHIHFQGWKLGLKALAIYRDNCKVGQPLSAAKPNKAAAETPAQVEKVVEKVVEYRPVRKRLPKKRPSETVSFSVGGAEGYLTASSYPDDGLGEVFLKMSKQGSTLAGVMDAFSVAISIGLQYGVPLETYVSKFTNMRFEPAGMTDDPDVRMAASVMDYIFRRLALDFLPYDTRAELGIFTAKERAAQVAAEAAAEAANVDLAGMAASAPVSAPVGAASTPAAPAPAPVAPAAEAKAPVEAEKEAHSSTELLEIVLGTSADAPLCFTCGTKMRPAGSCYVCEGCGSTSGCS, encoded by the coding sequence ATGGCCGGTGAGGGCATGACAGCAGGTAGGCAGCGCAGCCGCGCTGGTAACGGGGGCGCCGCGGTCGGGGGGCTGCGCGTCGGGCGGGTCTGGACGACCGAGGGTGTTCACCCCTACGACGAGGTCGAGTGGGAGCGCCGCGATGTCGTGATGACGAACTGGCGGGACGGCTCGATCAACTTCGAGCAGCGCGGGGTCGAGTATCCGGCGTTCTGGAGCGTCAACGCCGCCAACATCGTCACGACCAAGTACTTCCGGGGTGCGGTCGGCACGCCGGAGCGGGAGCGGTCGCTCAAGCAGCTCATCGACCGGGTCGTGAAGACCTACCGCAAGGCGGGCGAGGACCACCGCTACTTCGCTTCCCCGGCCGACGCCGAGGTGTTCGAGCACGAGCTGACCTGGATGCTGCTGCACCAGGTGTTCAGCTTCAACTCGCCGGTCTGGTTCAACGTCGGCACCTCGTCGCCGCAGCAGGTCAGCGCCTGCTTCATCCTGTCCGTGGACGACTCGATGGACTCGATCCTGGACTGGTACAAGGAAGAGGGCCTGATCTTCAAGGGCGGCTCGGGCTCCGGGGTCAACCTCTCCCGGATCCGCTCCTCCAAGGAGCTGCTCTCCTCCGGCGGCACGGCCAGCGGCCCGGTCAGCTTCATGCGCGGCGCCGACGCCAGCGCCGGGACGATCAAGTCCGGTGGCGCTACCCGCCGCGCGGCCAAGATGGTCATCCTCGACGTCGACCACCCCGACATCGAGGAGTTCGTCACCACCAAGGCCCGCGAAGAGGACAAGATCCGCGCGTTGCGGGACGCCGGCTTCGACATGGACCTCGGCGGCAGCGACATCGTCTCCGTCCAGTACCAGAACGCCAACAACTCGGTCCGCGTCAGCGACGAGTTCATGCGCGCGGTCGAGGAGGGTGGCACGTTCGACCTGCACGGCCGCCTGCACGGCGAGGTCATCGAGACCATCGACGCCAAGAAGCTCTTCACCGAGATCGCCAAGGCCGCGTGGGAGTGCGCCGACCCTGGCCTGCAGTACGACGACACCATCAACGACTGGCACACCAACCCCGAGACCGGCCGCATCACCGCGTCGAACCCGTGCTCGGAGTACATGTCGCTGGATGACTCGTCCTGCAACCTGGCGTCACTCAACCTCATGAAGTTCCTCAACGCCGACGGCGGCTTCGAGGTGCAGAAGTTCGTCAAGAGCGTCGAGTTGGTGATCACCGCGATGGAGATCTCCATCGCGTTCGCGGACTTCCCGACCCCGAAGATCGGCGAGACCACGCGGGCCTACCGCCAGCTCGGCATCGGGTACGCGAACCTGGGCGCGCTGCTGATGGCGTCGGGCCAGCCGTACGACTCGGAGGCCGGCCGCGGGGTCGCCGCCGCCATCACCTCGCTGATGACCGGTACGGCCTACCGCCGCTCCGCGGAGATCGCCGGCGTCGTCGGCCCGTACGACGGCTACGCGCGCAACGCCGAGGCGCACAAGCGCGTCATGCGCAAGCACGCGGCCGCCAACGACGAGATCCGCCCGAGCGGTCCGGTCGCGACGGCGCTGGTCAAGGAAGCCACCAAGCAGTGGCAGGACGGCATCAAGATCGGCGAGAAGAACGGCTGGCGCAACGCCCAGGCGTCCGTGCTCGCGCCGACCGGCACCATCGGCCTGATGATGGACTGCGACACCACCGGCATCGAGCCCGACCTGGCCCTGGTCAAGTTCAAGAAGCTCGTCGGCGGCGGCTCCATGCAGATCGTCAACCAGACGGTGCCGCGCGCCCTGCGCAGCCTCGGCTACCCCGAGGAGCAGGTCGAGGCGATCGTCGAGCACATCGGCGACCACGGCAACGTCGTCGACGCCCCGGGCCTGAAGCCCGAGCACTACCCGGTGTTCGACTGCGCCATGGGCGAGCGGTCCATCGCCCCGATGGGTCACGTCCGGATGATGGCCGCCGTGCAGCCGTTCATCTCCGGCGCGATCTCCAAGACGGTCAACATGCCGGAGTCGGCGACCGTCGAGGACATCGAGCACATCCACTTCCAGGGCTGGAAGCTGGGCCTCAAAGCGCTCGCGATCTACCGCGACAACTGCAAGGTCGGCCAACCGCTGTCCGCGGCGAAGCCGAACAAGGCGGCGGCGGAGACCCCGGCCCAGGTCGAGAAGGTCGTGGAGAAGGTCGTCGAGTACCGCCCGGTCCGCAAGCGGCTGCCGAAGAAGCGCCCGTCGGAGACCGTGTCGTTCTCGGTCGGCGGCGCCGAGGGCTACCTCACCGCGTCGTCCTACCCGGACGACGGCCTCGGCGAGGTCTTCCTGAAGATGTCCAAGCAGGGCTCCACCCTGGCGGGCGTCATGGACGCCTTCTCGGTGGCGATCTCCATAGGGCTCCAGTACGGCGTGCCGCTGGAGACGTACGTCAGCAAGTTCACCAACATGCGCTTCGAGCCGGCCGGCATGACCGACGACCCGGACGTCCGCATGGCCGCATCGGTGATGGACTACATCTTCCGCCGCCTGGCGCTGGACTTCCTGCCCTACGACACCCGTGCCGAGCTGGGCATCTTCACCGCCAAGGAGCGCGCGGCCCAGGTCGCGGCCGAGGCGGCGGCGGAGGCCGCGAACGTGGACCTGGCCGGCATGGCGGCGTCCGCCCCGGTGTCTGCCCCGGTCGGCGCCGCGTCCACCCCGGCGGCCCCCGCCCCCGCCCCGGTGGCTCCGGCCGCCGAGGCGAAGGCGCCGGTCGAGGCGGAGAAGGAGGCGCACTCCTCGACGGAACTGCTCGAGATCGTGCTGGGAACGTCCGCGGACGCGCCGCTGTGCTTCACCTGCGGCACGAAGATGCGCCCGGCCGGAAGCTGCTACGTGTGCGAGGGATGCGGGTCGACGTCCGGCTGCAGTTGA
- a CDS encoding NAD-dependent malic enzyme: MVTTRLPSAGFSITIRIAVTADASSIGRLTTCVGEAGAIVTALDVVDSDPGRVLVDLTCDTADSTHADQVVKNLEEQDGVDVRKVSDRTFLLHLGGKIEVSSKVALRNRDELSRAYTPGVARVCMAIAENPADARRLTIKRNTVAVVSDGSAVLGLGNIGPAAAMPVMEGKAALFKRFGGVDAWPVVLDTQDTDEIVNIVRAIAPAYGGINLEDIAAPRCFEIEMRLRELLDIPVFHDDQHGTAICVLAALTNALRVVGKNLADVKVVVSGAGAAGTAIMKLLLRQGVGDIIAYDRRGALHRGMADMTPTWQWLADNTNRDNYSGDLPGAIAGADVFIGVSAPNLLTGADIAKMADKSIVFALANPDPEVDPREARQYAAVVATGRSDQPNQINNVLAFPGVFRGMLDVSAEEFTEEMALAAAMAIANVVGDDKINPTVIIPSVFDSRVTPAVAAAIRATVKGTPAPHNAAAVPQAELDQAPDEAF, translated from the coding sequence GTGGTGACCACCCGCCTGCCCAGTGCAGGATTCTCGATCACGATCCGGATCGCCGTGACCGCCGACGCCTCGTCCATCGGCCGGCTCACCACGTGTGTGGGTGAGGCGGGCGCCATCGTGACGGCGCTCGACGTGGTGGACTCCGACCCCGGCCGGGTCCTGGTCGACCTCACCTGCGACACCGCCGACTCGACCCACGCCGACCAGGTCGTCAAGAACCTCGAGGAGCAGGACGGCGTCGACGTCCGCAAGGTCTCCGACCGTACGTTCCTGCTGCATCTGGGCGGCAAGATCGAGGTGTCGTCGAAGGTCGCCCTGCGCAACCGTGACGAGCTGTCCCGGGCGTACACGCCGGGCGTGGCGCGGGTGTGCATGGCCATCGCGGAGAACCCCGCCGACGCGCGCCGGCTGACCATCAAGCGCAACACGGTCGCGGTGGTCAGCGACGGCTCGGCCGTGCTCGGACTGGGCAACATCGGCCCGGCCGCGGCGATGCCGGTGATGGAGGGCAAGGCCGCGCTCTTCAAGCGCTTCGGCGGAGTCGACGCCTGGCCCGTCGTGCTCGACACCCAGGACACCGACGAGATCGTCAACATCGTCCGGGCGATCGCTCCCGCGTACGGCGGCATCAACCTGGAGGACATCGCCGCGCCGCGCTGCTTCGAGATCGAGATGCGCCTGCGGGAGCTGCTGGACATCCCGGTCTTCCATGACGACCAGCACGGGACCGCGATCTGCGTGCTGGCCGCGCTGACGAACGCGCTACGGGTCGTGGGCAAGAACCTCGCGGACGTCAAGGTCGTCGTCTCCGGCGCGGGGGCCGCGGGAACGGCGATCATGAAGCTGCTGCTGCGCCAGGGCGTGGGCGACATCATCGCGTACGACCGCAGGGGCGCCCTGCACCGCGGCATGGCGGACATGACGCCGACCTGGCAGTGGCTCGCCGACAACACGAACCGCGACAACTACTCCGGCGACCTGCCCGGCGCGATCGCCGGAGCGGACGTCTTCATCGGTGTCAGCGCCCCCAACCTGCTGACCGGCGCCGACATCGCCAAGATGGCCGACAAGTCGATCGTCTTCGCGTTGGCCAACCCGGATCCCGAGGTGGACCCGCGCGAGGCCCGCCAGTACGCCGCCGTGGTGGCCACCGGCCGCTCCGACCAGCCCAACCAGATCAACAACGTGCTGGCGTTCCCCGGCGTGTTCCGCGGCATGCTCGACGTGAGCGCCGAGGAGTTCACCGAGGAGATGGCGCTGGCGGCGGCGATGGCCATCGCCAACGTCGTCGGCGACGACAAGATCAACCCGACCGTGATCATCCCCAGCGTCTTCGACTCTCGGGTGACGCCGGCGGTGGCGGCCGCCATCCGGGCGACGGTCAAGGGCACCCCGGCTCCGCACAACGCGGCCGCGGTTCCTCAGGCCGAGCTGGACCAGGCTCCCGACGAGGCGTTCTGA
- a CDS encoding MFS transporter — translation MTADVLDRRRLEGAKVAVGVTFATNGLAFGGWLARAPAVRDDLSLSPAGFGLLLLCLSGAAVAAIPLAGPLVQRLGPARAVLLGSMAVVLGLVGLGVGAAAGSVVSAGVGLIFIGMGNSTWDVAMNVEGADVERRLGRTLMPRFHAGFSLGTVAGAGMSAAAAAASITVTVQVFVTAAVAAVVMLLTVRRFLPVPAAHDERSPRGRVRDAWREPRTLLIGVIMLGFGFTEGAANDWLAIGLVDGYGASETVGAIGLGFFVTAMTLGRLFGGAAIERWGRVRTLRLTAASALVGLLLALSGIGVPAVLAGALLWGAGASLGFPIGMSAAADDPLRAAIRVSVAGSIGYGAFLAGPPLIGLLAERVGVLRALLVVAVAIGLGVLASGAARPVTRAEDRLTGSGNRR, via the coding sequence GTGACCGCTGACGTTCTCGACCGCCGCCGGCTGGAGGGGGCCAAGGTCGCCGTCGGCGTCACCTTCGCCACGAACGGGCTCGCCTTCGGTGGATGGCTGGCCCGTGCTCCCGCCGTACGCGATGATCTGAGCCTCTCTCCTGCGGGGTTCGGCCTGCTCCTGCTGTGCCTGTCCGGGGCGGCGGTGGCCGCGATCCCGCTGGCCGGGCCGCTCGTGCAGCGGCTCGGTCCGGCGCGCGCCGTCCTGCTCGGCAGCATGGCCGTCGTGCTGGGCCTGGTGGGTCTGGGCGTCGGCGCGGCGGCCGGCTCCGTGGTGTCGGCGGGCGTCGGGCTGATCTTCATCGGCATGGGCAACAGCACCTGGGACGTCGCGATGAACGTCGAGGGCGCGGACGTGGAACGGCGGCTCGGGCGGACGCTGATGCCCCGCTTTCATGCCGGTTTCAGCCTGGGTACGGTGGCCGGCGCCGGGATGAGCGCCGCGGCGGCCGCGGCTTCGATCACGGTGACGGTGCAGGTGTTCGTCACGGCGGCCGTGGCGGCGGTGGTGATGCTGCTGACCGTGCGGCGCTTCCTCCCCGTACCCGCGGCTCACGATGAGCGATCGCCTCGCGGCCGGGTCAGGGACGCCTGGCGTGAGCCGCGCACCCTGCTCATCGGCGTCATCATGCTCGGCTTCGGCTTCACCGAGGGCGCGGCCAACGACTGGCTGGCGATCGGCCTCGTGGACGGCTACGGGGCGAGCGAGACCGTGGGCGCGATCGGCCTCGGCTTCTTCGTGACGGCGATGACCCTCGGCCGGCTCTTCGGCGGCGCGGCGATCGAACGCTGGGGCCGCGTCCGTACGCTTCGGCTGACCGCGGCATCGGCCCTCGTCGGCCTGCTCCTGGCCCTCTCCGGCATCGGCGTGCCGGCCGTGCTCGCCGGCGCGCTGCTGTGGGGCGCGGGCGCCTCGCTGGGCTTCCCGATCGGGATGAGCGCCGCGGCCGACGACCCGCTGCGGGCGGCGATCCGGGTGTCGGTCGCGGGCTCGATCGGGTACGGGGCGTTCCTCGCCGGACCGCCGCTCATCGGCCTGCTCGCCGAGCGTGTCGGCGTGCTGCGCGCCCTGCTGGTGGTAGCCGTGGCGATCGGGCTCGGCGTGCTGGCCTCGGGCGCCGCCCGGCCTGTCACCCGCGCGGAAGACCGCCTCACCGGTTCAGGAAATCGCCGATGA
- a CDS encoding alpha/beta hydrolase — MMINDRLVDAGELPIAVRDFGGDRPPLLLLHGAGGNLAMLTTLARALRSRNRVITMDLRGHGRSGDGAWSWDAALGDIAAVTVQMELDRPAVAGYSLGGMLAVLWGQRHPESPGVVNMDGNPPPTRVEHLPGLEPEKASAELARLHATFDAAQAQFGRTIAATELPDLVERQQMAARDMGANEKLWIEGFRRNLVHKDGETSMRPTAETSGSLRTLMNELDLGPVYASTPAPTLTVLATRNLPEQEQFAELYAAHRRHLLAQAETGAKVNPRMRHLQLADASHAMVIERPDVLASVIGDFLNR; from the coding sequence ATGATGATCAATGACCGACTGGTCGACGCCGGGGAGCTTCCCATCGCCGTGCGGGACTTCGGCGGGGATCGACCTCCGCTTCTCCTGCTGCATGGGGCCGGCGGCAATCTTGCGATGCTCACCACGCTGGCCCGGGCGCTGCGTTCCCGGAACCGGGTCATCACCATGGACCTGCGGGGCCACGGGCGTTCCGGTGACGGCGCGTGGTCGTGGGATGCCGCGCTCGGTGACATCGCCGCGGTGACCGTACAGATGGAACTGGATCGTCCTGCCGTTGCCGGGTATTCCCTTGGCGGGATGCTGGCCGTCCTCTGGGGTCAGCGGCATCCCGAGTCGCCCGGCGTGGTGAATATGGACGGTAATCCGCCGCCGACGCGGGTCGAGCACCTGCCGGGCCTGGAGCCGGAGAAGGCTTCCGCCGAGCTGGCACGGTTGCATGCCACCTTCGATGCGGCCCAGGCACAGTTCGGGCGCACGATCGCGGCGACCGAGCTGCCCGATCTGGTGGAACGGCAGCAGATGGCGGCCCGGGACATGGGCGCCAACGAGAAGCTGTGGATCGAGGGGTTCCGGCGCAACCTCGTGCACAAGGACGGGGAGACCTCGATGCGGCCGACGGCGGAGACGTCGGGCTCCTTGCGTACGCTGATGAATGAACTTGATCTTGGTCCGGTCTATGCCTCGACGCCCGCGCCGACGCTGACGGTCCTCGCCACGCGGAACCTGCCGGAGCAGGAGCAGTTCGCCGAACTCTACGCCGCGCACCGCCGCCACCTGCTGGCGCAGGCGGAGACCGGTGCGAAGGTGAATCCGCGCATGCGGCACCTGCAGCTTGCGGACGCGTCGCACGCCATGGTGATCGAGCGACCGGACGTGCTGGCCTCGGTCATCGGCGATTTCCTGAACCGGTGA
- the lexA gene encoding transcriptional repressor LexA, with amino-acid sequence MRRRSPARARSADAPQLRSVTPVVSQFPDLVTADLTARQRRILEFIKDWVERYGYPPSVREIGEAVGLVSPSSVAYQLKELEKKGFLRRDPNRPRAVDVRSPSDMVDDEALRTARPAPAYVPLVGRIAAGGPILAEQAVEDFFPLPRELVGEGEVFMLEVKGDSMIDAAICNGDWVVVRQQPTANVGDIVAAMIDGEATVKSYRQRDGHVWLMPANPAFDPIPGDDATVMGRVVAVLRRV; translated from the coding sequence ATGCGGCGCCGGAGCCCGGCCCGGGCCCGTAGCGCCGACGCGCCGCAGCTCCGCTCGGTCACACCGGTGGTCAGCCAGTTCCCGGATCTGGTCACCGCCGACCTGACCGCCCGGCAGCGGCGCATCCTGGAGTTCATCAAGGATTGGGTGGAGCGTTACGGCTACCCCCCGAGCGTCCGGGAGATCGGTGAGGCGGTGGGGCTGGTGTCCCCGTCCAGCGTCGCCTACCAGTTGAAGGAGCTCGAGAAGAAGGGCTTCCTGCGCCGCGACCCCAACCGGCCCCGCGCGGTGGACGTGCGGTCGCCGAGTGACATGGTCGACGACGAGGCGCTGCGCACGGCCCGTCCCGCCCCGGCCTACGTGCCGCTCGTCGGCCGGATCGCCGCCGGTGGGCCCATCCTGGCCGAGCAGGCGGTCGAGGACTTCTTCCCTCTGCCGCGCGAGCTCGTCGGCGAGGGCGAGGTCTTCATGCTGGAGGTCAAGGGCGACTCGATGATCGACGCGGCCATCTGCAACGGAGACTGGGTCGTGGTACGCCAACAACCTACGGCGAACGTCGGCGACATCGTCGCTGCCATGATCGACGGCGAGGCGACGGTCAAGAGTTACCGGCAGCGGGACGGCCACGTGTGGCTCATGCCGGCCAACCCGGCGTTCGACCCGATCCCGGGCGACGACGCAACAGTGATGGGTCGCGTCGTCGCGGTGCTGCGCAGGGTTTGA
- a CDS encoding LysM peptidoglycan-binding domain-containing protein has protein sequence MVATGVRPGRPAPLRLTRRGRIVVLTLFFLLATLASAVLWTTASRAGETPAGPAAAIVVQPDDTMWSIAERAVPDRAPREVIAEIRALNGRRHSYVYAGETLIVPPPS, from the coding sequence GTGGTAGCCACCGGTGTGCGTCCGGGCCGTCCCGCCCCGCTGCGGTTGACACGGCGAGGCCGGATCGTCGTGCTGACCCTCTTCTTTCTCCTGGCGACCCTCGCCAGCGCTGTGTTGTGGACCACTGCCTCCCGGGCCGGCGAAACGCCGGCGGGCCCCGCCGCCGCGATCGTGGTGCAGCCTGACGACACCATGTGGTCCATCGCCGAGCGAGCCGTCCCCGACCGCGCACCGCGGGAGGTGATAGCCGAGATCCGCGCACTCAACGGCAGAAGACACTCCTATGTGTACGCCGGGGAGACACTGATCGTCCCGCCCCCGAGCTGA
- the hflX gene encoding GTPase HflX, giving the protein MGRRRSLLRTELSEPDVTTGELELEERHSLRRVAGLSTELTDITEVEYRQLRLERVVLVGVWTEGSVSDAENSLSELAALAETAGSQVLEGLIQRRSRPDSATFIGRGKVEELRDVVISTGADTVICDGELSPSQLRNLEQQTKVKVVDRTALILDIFAQHAKSKEGKAQVELAQLQYLLPRLRGWGESLSRQGGGAGGGSGGGGVGTRGPGETKLETDRRRINHRIAKLRREIKAMRTVRQTKRSRRASSGVPAVAIAGYTNAGKSSLLNRLTSAGVLVEDALFATLDPTTRRTAAEDGRVFTLSDTVGFVRHLPHQIVEAFRSTLEEVSYADLVVHVVDGAHPDPEGQVTAVREVLGEVGADRIPELLVVNKTDAADEETMLRLKRAWPDAVFVSARSGQGIADLHAAIAQRLPRPAVDLRVLLPYDRGDLVARIHRKGQVLDTRHTEEGTELRVRVDEQLAAELAQFRA; this is encoded by the coding sequence ATCGGGCGGAGGAGGTCACTTTTGCGAACTGAGCTTTCCGAACCCGACGTCACTACCGGTGAGCTGGAACTGGAGGAGCGGCACTCGCTGCGGCGGGTCGCCGGCCTCTCCACCGAGCTCACGGACATCACCGAGGTCGAGTACAGGCAACTGCGGCTCGAGCGAGTAGTCCTGGTCGGCGTCTGGACCGAGGGCAGCGTCTCTGACGCGGAGAACTCGCTGAGCGAGTTGGCCGCGCTGGCCGAGACTGCCGGCTCGCAGGTCCTCGAGGGCCTCATCCAACGGCGTTCCCGCCCCGACTCGGCCACCTTCATCGGCCGCGGCAAGGTGGAGGAGCTGCGCGACGTGGTCATCTCCACGGGCGCCGACACCGTCATCTGCGACGGCGAGCTCTCCCCGTCCCAGTTGCGCAACCTGGAGCAGCAGACCAAGGTCAAGGTCGTCGACCGTACGGCGCTCATCCTCGACATCTTCGCCCAGCACGCGAAGAGCAAGGAAGGCAAGGCGCAGGTCGAGCTGGCCCAGCTCCAATACCTGCTCCCGCGGCTGCGAGGCTGGGGTGAGTCGCTCTCCCGGCAGGGTGGCGGTGCCGGCGGCGGCTCCGGCGGTGGCGGCGTGGGCACGCGCGGCCCCGGTGAGACCAAGCTGGAGACCGACCGGCGCCGGATCAACCACCGCATCGCCAAGCTGCGGCGCGAGATCAAGGCCATGCGCACCGTACGCCAGACGAAGCGCTCCCGCCGCGCGAGCAGCGGCGTGCCGGCCGTGGCCATCGCCGGCTACACCAACGCGGGCAAGTCCAGCCTGCTCAACCGCCTGACCTCGGCGGGTGTCCTGGTCGAGGACGCACTGTTCGCGACCCTCGACCCGACGACCCGGCGCACGGCGGCGGAGGACGGGCGCGTCTTCACGCTCTCCGACACGGTCGGCTTCGTCCGCCACCTGCCGCACCAGATCGTCGAGGCGTTCCGCTCGACGCTGGAGGAAGTCTCGTACGCCGACCTCGTCGTGCACGTGGTCGACGGCGCCCACCCCGACCCGGAGGGTCAGGTCACGGCGGTCCGCGAGGTCCTGGGCGAGGTCGGCGCCGACCGGATTCCCGAGCTGCTGGTGGTCAACAAGACCGACGCCGCCGACGAGGAGACGATGCTGCGCCTCAAGCGCGCCTGGCCCGACGCGGTCTTCGTCTCGGCCCGTTCGGGGCAGGGCATCGCCGACCTGCACGCGGCCATCGCCCAGCGGCTGCCGCGCCCGGCGGTGGACCTGCGGGTGCTCCTGCCGTACGACCGGGGCGATCTGGTGGCGCGGATCCACCGCAAGGGGCAGGTTCTCGACACCCGGCACACGGAAGAGGGGACCGAGCTCCGGGTACGCGTCGACGAGCAGTTGGCGGCGGAGCTGGCGCAGTTCCGGGCCTGA
- the nrdR gene encoding transcriptional regulator NrdR encodes MRCPYCRHADSRVVDSREADDGQLIRRRRSCPECGKRFTTVEEAVLAVVKRSGVTEPFSRTKIMSGVRKACQGRPVDEDSIALLAQKVEETVRARGAAEVPSHDVGLAILTPLRELDQVAYLRFASVYKAFDSLDEFEREITELREAATSRESAVRHVVAPRSGGRAPKVGDRAP; translated from the coding sequence GTGCGGTGTCCGTACTGCCGGCACGCGGATTCCCGCGTGGTCGACTCGCGTGAGGCCGACGACGGTCAGTTGATCCGTCGTCGTCGGTCCTGTCCCGAGTGCGGCAAGCGGTTCACCACCGTGGAGGAGGCCGTGCTCGCGGTGGTCAAGCGCAGCGGCGTCACCGAGCCCTTCAGCCGGACCAAGATCATGAGTGGGGTGCGCAAGGCCTGTCAGGGGCGTCCCGTCGACGAGGACTCGATCGCACTGCTGGCGCAGAAGGTCGAGGAGACCGTCCGCGCCCGGGGCGCGGCCGAGGTGCCGAGCCACGACGTCGGGCTGGCCATCCTCACCCCGCTGCGCGAACTGGACCAGGTCGCTTATCTCCGGTTCGCCAGCGTGTACAAAGCATTCGATTCGCTCGACGAGTTCGAGCGGGAGATCACGGAGTTGCGGGAGGCCGCGACGAGCAGGGAGTCGGCGGTGCGGCACGTCGTCGCGCCCCGCTCCGGGGGCCGCGCACCCAAGGTCGGTGACCGCGCGCCGTAA